In the Novosphingobium sp. 9 genome, one interval contains:
- a CDS encoding PDR/VanB family oxidoreductase, producing the protein MQGHLIDVVVRRVRQLTPRVREYLLASVDGSALPRGAPGAHVELHTASPSTGPVVRHYSLIGGEGLADDPADTYRIAVQREDRQRGSAHIHATFEEGTRLKVSRPKNNFPLDRRDHRSLLIAGGIGVTPIYAMLRSLVRRQRPFELVYAGRTYDQLAYADEIAALAGAQGRLHFSGDPAVDHLDIPALLAAQSDDTTVYVCGPAAMIEATHAAAEALGWGASRVRSEMFTAGPAPDDAPFEVELRRTGRTVSVGRDVSILDALAAEGIDMLSDCRRGECGLCPLPVIGGGDRIDHRDRYLSDEERAACDTLCICVSRARGTLVLDA; encoded by the coding sequence ATGCAAGGACACCTGATCGACGTCGTGGTGCGCCGCGTCCGCCAGTTGACGCCGCGCGTTCGCGAGTATCTGCTCGCCTCGGTGGATGGTTCCGCCCTGCCGCGCGGGGCGCCGGGCGCGCATGTGGAGTTGCACACCGCTTCGCCCAGCACCGGCCCGGTCGTTCGCCATTACTCGCTGATCGGCGGTGAAGGGCTGGCCGACGATCCGGCGGACACGTATCGCATCGCCGTCCAGCGTGAGGATCGCCAGCGCGGCTCGGCGCATATCCATGCGACGTTCGAGGAAGGCACGCGGCTGAAAGTCTCGCGCCCCAAGAACAACTTCCCGCTCGACCGGCGCGATCATCGCAGTCTGTTGATTGCGGGCGGCATCGGGGTGACGCCGATCTACGCGATGCTGCGCAGTCTGGTGCGTCGGCAACGGCCGTTCGAACTGGTCTACGCCGGACGAACGTACGACCAGCTGGCCTATGCGGACGAGATCGCGGCGCTTGCAGGCGCGCAGGGGCGGCTGCATTTCAGCGGCGATCCGGCGGTCGATCACCTCGATATTCCCGCCCTGCTGGCGGCACAATCGGATGATACCACGGTCTACGTCTGCGGCCCCGCCGCGATGATCGAGGCGACGCACGCGGCCGCAGAGGCGCTGGGTTGGGGGGCTTCGCGTGTACGCTCCGAAATGTTCACCGCAGGCCCCGCACCGGACGACGCCCCGTTCGAGGTCGAACTGCGCCGGACGGGCCGCACCGTCAGCGTCGGGCGCGATGTCAGCATTCTCGATGCATTGGCGGCAGAGGGCATCGACATGCTCTCCGATTGCCGACGCGGAGAATGTGGCTTGTGTCCGCTGCCGGTGATCGGGGGCGGCGACAGAATCGACCACCGCGACCGCTACCTGTCGGACGAGGAGCGCGCCGCCTGTGACACGCTGTGCATCTGCGTCTCGCGCGCCCGCGGCACGCTGGTGCTCGATGCCTGA
- a CDS encoding GntR family transcriptional regulator: MATQLENTAPGSKPSALTRLREMILRGTLKPGERLLEVDLAARLDMSRTPIRQALPALALEGLLVPAGGRGYAVRAFTRAESMEALHLRAMLEGFAARSVILAGRGSAVADTLAPLVAEVDVLLATGQLSDTLEERYGQLNDRFHAAVIEGADNSLLSDLIARCNVVPFTSPNVIAFEDHDETEILALLRHAQFQHHAILNALRSGDVLRAEMLFREHAMTQESSMAMGESLTASPEA; the protein is encoded by the coding sequence ATGGCGACCCAACTTGAGAACACGGCCCCCGGTTCGAAGCCCTCGGCACTCACCCGGTTGCGCGAGATGATCCTGCGCGGCACGTTGAAGCCGGGAGAGCGGCTGCTGGAGGTCGATCTCGCCGCGCGCCTCGACATGTCCCGCACACCGATCCGGCAGGCCCTGCCCGCACTGGCGCTGGAGGGGCTGCTCGTCCCGGCAGGCGGGCGCGGTTATGCCGTGCGCGCCTTCACTCGGGCCGAAAGCATGGAAGCCCTTCATCTTCGCGCCATGCTGGAGGGCTTTGCGGCACGCAGCGTGATCCTGGCCGGGCGCGGCAGCGCTGTGGCCGACACGCTTGCCCCGCTGGTCGCCGAAGTGGACGTGCTGCTGGCGACCGGGCAACTATCCGATACGCTGGAGGAACGGTACGGCCAGCTCAACGACCGCTTTCATGCCGCCGTCATAGAAGGCGCTGACAATTCCCTGCTGAGCGACCTTATTGCCCGCTGCAACGTGGTGCCGTTCACATCGCCCAACGTGATCGCTTTCGAGGATCACGATGAAACCGAAATCCTTGCGCTGCTGAGGCACGCACAGTTCCAGCACCACGCAATTCTCAACGCCCTGCGCTCAGGCGACGTGCTGCGGGCGGAAATGCTGTTTCGCGAACATGCCATGACGCAGGAAAGCAGCATGGCCATGGGCGAGAGCCTCACCGCATCCCCAGAGGCATGA
- a CDS encoding MFS transporter, producing the protein MASLVMGDTPATSFRDNITAPEERMTAFQIAAVGLCVAINALDGFDVLAVAFTAPAISRDWGLGPAQIGGLFSAGLAGMGVGAFTISPLGDRKGRRPAILLCLTLLTVGMAFSALCGSLGELAAMRFITGLGIGGVLASINTVVAEYATAKRRSLAIACMALGYPIGATLGGLAAVPLIAAFGWHSVYVLGAILAAVMVPLVLWLLPESVQFLSVRRPVNALARINRVRARMNRAPLDTIPMPEAAQAGQARPLDLLRGPMLGATALVLLLNISVMATVYFTISWTPKILSQLGFSDSIGIYAATMMNLAGAIGCLLFGLLANRFGLRRLSIVTFAGMGLALTAFGLVPAEAGALIAAAFAAGFFLNTAITCLYTILPQVFAPATRATGTGIGLGGGRIGAVAGPYVAGLLMAAGWDRATYCLALAAPMLLAIVIVAVVPGKLDATRTKTLHRTGSGASDRLTQSAS; encoded by the coding sequence ATGGCCAGTCTGGTGATGGGCGATACGCCTGCCACATCTTTTCGCGATAATATCACGGCGCCGGAAGAGCGGATGACCGCCTTCCAGATCGCCGCCGTGGGCCTGTGTGTGGCGATCAACGCGCTTGACGGGTTCGACGTGCTGGCCGTCGCCTTCACCGCCCCTGCGATCTCGCGCGACTGGGGGCTTGGCCCGGCACAGATCGGCGGCCTGTTCAGCGCGGGCCTTGCAGGAATGGGCGTGGGTGCCTTCACGATCTCTCCGCTGGGAGACCGCAAGGGGCGACGCCCGGCGATCCTGCTGTGCCTGACATTGCTGACCGTGGGCATGGCGTTCTCGGCCCTTTGCGGCTCGCTGGGCGAACTCGCGGCGATGCGTTTCATCACCGGCCTCGGCATCGGCGGTGTGCTCGCCAGCATCAACACCGTGGTTGCCGAATATGCCACCGCCAAGCGCCGCTCGCTGGCGATTGCCTGCATGGCGCTGGGCTATCCCATTGGCGCGACATTGGGCGGCCTCGCTGCGGTGCCGCTGATCGCAGCGTTCGGCTGGCACTCAGTCTATGTGCTGGGTGCCATACTGGCCGCCGTCATGGTCCCGCTGGTGCTCTGGCTTCTGCCCGAATCCGTCCAGTTCCTGAGCGTGCGCCGTCCGGTGAATGCGCTGGCCCGGATCAACCGCGTGCGGGCGCGCATGAACCGCGCGCCACTCGATACGATCCCCATGCCCGAAGCCGCACAGGCCGGACAAGCCCGTCCGCTGGACCTGTTGCGCGGACCTATGCTGGGCGCAACGGCTCTGGTGCTGCTGCTGAACATCAGCGTGATGGCGACGGTCTATTTCACAATCAGCTGGACACCCAAGATCCTCTCGCAACTGGGCTTCAGCGATTCTATCGGCATCTATGCCGCCACGATGATGAATCTGGCGGGCGCGATCGGTTGCCTGTTGTTCGGCCTGCTCGCAAATCGCTTCGGCCTGCGCCGCCTGTCAATCGTTACATTTGCCGGCATGGGGCTGGCCCTCACCGCATTCGGCCTTGTGCCGGCTGAGGCCGGTGCATTGATCGCGGCTGCCTTTGCCGCCGGGTTTTTCCTCAACACTGCGATCACCTGCCTCTATACGATCCTGCCGCAAGTCTTCGCTCCCGCAACACGCGCCACCGGAACCGGTATCGGCCTTGGCGGCGGGCGGATCGGTGCCGTGGCGGGGCCCTATGTCGCTGGCTTGCTGATGGCTGCGGGGTGGGATCGCGCTACCTATTGTCTGGCTTTGGCAGCACCGATGCTTCTGGCGATCGTAATCGTTGCTGTCGTGCCCGGCAAACTCGACGCCACCAGAACCAAAACGCTCCACCGAACCGGAAGCGGGGCATCCGACCGGCTGACGCAGTCAGCTTCATGA